A region of Scleropages formosus chromosome 2, fSclFor1.1, whole genome shotgun sequence DNA encodes the following proteins:
- the LOC108940411 gene encoding guanine nucleotide-binding protein subunit beta-4-like codes for MSELEQLRQEAEQLRNQIKDARKACSDSTLAQITAGLDSVGRIQMRTRRTLRGHLAKIYAMHWGSDSRLLVSASQDGKLIIWDSYTTNKMHAIPLRSSWVMTCAYAPSGNYVACGGLDNICSIYSLKTREGNVRVTRELPGHTGYLSCCRFLDDTQIVTSSGDTACALWDIETGQQTTNFTGHTGDVMSLSLSPDSKTFVSGACDASSKLWDIRDGMCRQSFAGHVSDINAVCFFPNGNAFATGSDDATCRLFDLRADQELMMYSHDNIICGITSVAFSKSGRLLLAGYDDFNCNVWDTLKGERAGVLAGHDNRVSCLGVTNDGMAVGTGSWDSFLRIWN; via the exons ATGAGCGAGCTGGAGCAACTGCGGCAAGAAGCAGAGCAGCTGCGGAACCAGATCAAG GATGCTAGAAAGGCATGCAGCGATTCCACTCTTGCTCAG ATTACAGCCGGCCTGGATTCTGTGGGGCGAATTCAGATGAGGACAAGACGCACGCTCCGGGGTCATCTAGCCAAGATCTACGCCATGCACTGGGGAAGCGATTCCAG GTTACTAGTCAGTGCATCTCAAGATGGCAAACTAATCATCTGGGACAGTTACACCACAAACAAG ATGCATGCCATTCCTCTGAGGTCCTCCTGGGTGATGACCTGTGCTTACGCCCCCTCTGGGAACTATGTGGCCTGTGGGGGCCTGGACAACATCTGCTCCATATACAGTCTGAAGACGCGGGAGGGCAATGTGCGTGTCACTCGGGAGCTGCCTGGACACACAG GTTATTTGTCGTGTTGTCGATTCCTGGATGACACCCAGATTGTCACTAGTTCTGGAGACACCGCTTG TGCATTGTGGGACATCGAAACCGGCCAGCAGACGACCAATTTCACAGGACACACCGGCGACGTCATGAGCCTGTCCCTCAGCCCGGACTCTAAAACCTTTGTGTCGGGCGCCTGTGATGCTTCTTCCAAGCTGTGGGACATCAGGGACGGCATGTGCAGACAGTCGTTCGCAGGACACGTGTCTGACATCAATGCCGTCTGT TTCTTCCCCAATGGAAACGCCTTTGCGACGGGCTCTGATGACGCCACCTGCAGGCTTTTTGACCTTCGGGCAGACCAGGAGCTCATGATGTATTCCCACGACAACATCATCTGCGGAATCACATCTGTAGCGTTCTCTAAGAGTGGCCGCCTGCTGCTCGCCGGCTACGACGACTTCAACTGCAACGTCTGGGACACTTTGAAAGGAGAGCGTGCAG GGGTCCTGGCTGGTCACGATAACCGGGTGAGCTGTTTAGGAGTTACAAATGACGGCATGGCTGTGGGCACCGGCTCTTGGGACAGTTTCCTCAGAATCTGGAATTGA